The following are encoded in a window of Bacillus sp. SORGH_AS_0510 genomic DNA:
- the nuoI gene encoding NADH-quinone oxidoreductase subunit NuoI: protein MLGLAKGLKYTLKQLTREKVTYDYPNKPLPLPDRFRGIQKFYPEKCIVCNQCMNICPTECIDLTGKKHPDPTKKGKIIDTYDINFEICILCDLCTEVCPTEAIIMTNNFELAEYSRDMLFKNLEWLDENDENIRKENKA from the coding sequence GTGCTTGGATTAGCTAAAGGCTTGAAATATACCCTGAAACAATTAACCCGTGAAAAGGTTACCTACGATTATCCAAACAAACCGCTTCCACTACCGGATCGTTTCCGCGGGATTCAAAAATTCTACCCGGAAAAATGTATTGTTTGTAATCAATGTATGAATATCTGTCCAACTGAATGTATCGACCTCACGGGGAAAAAGCATCCGGACCCAACAAAAAAAGGGAAAATCATCGACACATACGATATCAACTTCGAGATTTGCATCCTTTGTGACCTATGTACGGAGGTTTGCCCAACTGAAGCCATCATCATGACCAATAACTTTGAGCTCGCTGAATACAGCCGTGATATGTTATTTAAAAATCTTGAATGGTTAGATGAAAACGACGAAAACATACGGAAGGAGAATAAAGCATGA
- a CDS encoding NADH-quinone oxidoreductase subunit J — protein sequence MTFSGEFLAFMGLALVAIIGGVLLLNLTKVVHMVVALIFTFVAIAGIYVLLSAEFVAAVQILIYSGAITIIMLFGIMLTKHDDESEPKAGKWRKLLLFLGIVGFAFAVYIGIYDFNIEQTPSTLHENNTLQIGKALYSKYVIPFELTSVLLLVALVGSVILAKNEKKEADEE from the coding sequence ATGACCTTCTCAGGCGAATTTCTCGCTTTTATGGGGCTCGCACTTGTGGCGATCATCGGCGGCGTGCTTCTATTGAACCTAACGAAAGTTGTTCATATGGTCGTTGCCCTCATCTTCACTTTCGTCGCCATCGCCGGTATTTACGTTCTGCTATCCGCAGAGTTTGTGGCTGCCGTCCAAATCTTAATCTATTCTGGTGCAATCACCATTATCATGCTGTTTGGCATTATGTTAACGAAGCATGATGACGAAAGTGAACCAAAAGCAGGCAAATGGAGAAAGTTACTTTTGTTCCTAGGAATTGTGGGCTTTGCTTTTGCAGTGTATATCGGCATCTACGATTTCAATATCGAGCAGACACCATCTACGCTACATGAAAATAACACACTACAAATCGGTAAAGCACTTTACTCAAAATATGTCATTCCGTTCGAGTTAACATCGGTATTGCTATTAGTTGCCCTTGTCGGCTCGGTAATCTTGGCGAAAAATGAGAAGAAGGAGGCGGATGAGGAATGA
- the nuoK gene encoding NADH-quinone oxidoreductase subunit NuoK yields the protein MSSVPASAFLALALILFCIGLYGALTKRNTVIVLISIELMLNAVNINLVTFSKYGMTPSITGQIFALFAISVAAAEAAVGLAILIALYRNKKTVNIDEMDTMKN from the coding sequence ATGAGTTCAGTTCCCGCTTCAGCCTTCCTGGCACTGGCACTTATACTGTTTTGCATCGGCTTGTACGGTGCGTTAACGAAAAGAAACACAGTCATCGTCCTAATCTCGATCGAATTAATGCTGAATGCCGTGAATATCAACCTGGTCACTTTCAGTAAATACGGCATGACGCCATCGATTACAGGTCAAATTTTTGCCCTGTTCGCAATCAGCGTGGCTGCAGCCGAAGCAGCGGTCGGACTAGCGATCCTTATCGCACTGTACCGCAATAAGAAAACCGTCAACATCGATGAAATGGACACAATGAAAAACTAG
- the nuoL gene encoding NADH-quinone oxidoreductase subunit L, with the protein MMENAWLIPLFPLLSFLILLLFGKRLKEASSYVGILLTLASLVYSILVLFERFSEPTYVTKFDWLTIGDLHLTAGFEVNQLNALMLFIVSLVSFLVHTYSKGYMHGDERFPVFYAYLGLFTFAMLGLVLSPNLLQTYIFWELVGLGSFLLIGFYFYKEEAKAAAKKAFIMTRIGDVGLFIGMALLFWETKSFEYSEIFAAVEAGNISTTMITLTAILIFIGAVGKSGQFPLHTWLPDAMEGPTPVSALIHAATMVAAGVYLVAALFPLFLASKTALLTIAVIGGFTAIFAASIGLVQTDIKRVLAYSTVSQLGYMMLALGSAGYVAGVFHLMTHAFFKALLFLAAGSVIHAAHTQNIEEMGGLWKKLKLTGPLFLIGTLAISGVPLFSGFFSKDEILVAAWEGGHPVLFLLALIAAFMTAFYMFRLFFLVFTGEARGDQKHVHESPSNMTFPMILLGVLAVVAGYVNTPWFGTFLGDWLVDGNEALAHHAHIEGPAWIMIAATVVSLAGILLAYLIYYKRSVSRNWLSGTGDTLHTILFNKYYVDEFYQLTVVAATKAISYFLRFIDVFLVEGLVKGVVGIVQGLGQTGSKMQNGQVQTYGAVAFIGLALLVVIFALTGGYLR; encoded by the coding sequence ATGATGGAGAATGCATGGCTCATACCGCTTTTCCCGCTATTATCGTTTTTGATCCTTCTTCTATTCGGTAAGCGGTTGAAGGAGGCAAGTAGTTATGTGGGGATTCTTCTTACGCTCGCATCACTTGTCTATTCAATCCTTGTATTATTTGAGCGCTTTTCAGAGCCAACCTACGTCACGAAGTTTGACTGGCTCACGATAGGAGATCTGCATCTAACAGCGGGCTTTGAAGTGAATCAATTAAATGCATTAATGCTGTTTATCGTATCGCTCGTAAGTTTCTTAGTACATACCTACTCGAAAGGGTACATGCATGGAGACGAGCGGTTTCCAGTATTCTATGCCTACTTAGGATTATTTACCTTTGCAATGCTTGGATTGGTGCTTTCACCAAACCTATTGCAAACCTACATTTTCTGGGAGCTTGTCGGTCTCGGTTCGTTCCTATTAATCGGTTTCTATTTTTACAAAGAAGAAGCGAAAGCTGCGGCGAAAAAGGCATTCATCATGACCCGTATCGGGGACGTGGGCCTATTTATCGGGATGGCTCTCCTATTCTGGGAAACCAAAAGCTTTGAATATAGTGAAATCTTCGCTGCCGTAGAAGCTGGCAACATTTCAACTACCATGATTACTTTAACGGCAATCCTGATTTTCATTGGGGCAGTTGGTAAATCTGGTCAGTTCCCGCTTCACACCTGGCTTCCAGATGCGATGGAAGGTCCGACACCAGTTTCGGCTCTCATCCACGCAGCAACGATGGTTGCAGCAGGGGTGTACTTAGTGGCAGCACTATTCCCACTGTTCTTAGCGAGCAAAACAGCACTATTAACCATCGCCGTAATCGGTGGATTTACTGCGATTTTTGCCGCAAGCATTGGTCTTGTGCAAACAGATATTAAAAGAGTCCTAGCATATTCAACCGTTTCACAGCTTGGCTACATGATGCTTGCCTTAGGGTCTGCCGGCTATGTGGCAGGGGTGTTCCACTTGATGACACACGCGTTCTTCAAGGCATTACTATTCCTTGCAGCCGGTTCTGTCATTCATGCGGCACACACTCAAAACATCGAAGAGATGGGCGGGCTTTGGAAAAAGCTGAAGCTGACCGGGCCGCTTTTCTTAATCGGAACACTCGCAATCAGCGGTGTACCGTTATTTTCCGGTTTCTTCTCAAAGGATGAAATTTTAGTTGCAGCTTGGGAAGGCGGACATCCAGTTCTTTTCTTGCTAGCATTAATCGCAGCCTTTATGACTGCATTCTACATGTTCCGCTTGTTCTTCCTCGTGTTCACGGGTGAAGCACGCGGCGATCAAAAGCATGTTCACGAATCACCGTCCAACATGACATTCCCGATGATCCTTCTCGGAGTCTTGGCAGTGGTTGCGGGTTACGTCAACACACCATGGTTCGGTACATTCCTTGGCGACTGGTTAGTGGATGGCAATGAAGCGCTAGCCCACCATGCCCATATCGAAGGTCCAGCCTGGATTATGATTGCAGCAACAGTCGTCTCTTTAGCAGGTATTCTTCTTGCTTATCTGATTTACTACAAGCGTTCTGTTTCCCGCAACTGGTTAAGCGGTACGGGTGATACGCTTCATACAATTCTATTTAATAAATATTACGTGGACGAATTCTATCAACTAACAGTCGTAGCTGCTACAAAAGCAATCAGCTACTTCCTGCGTTTCATCGATGTCTTCCTTGTTGAAGGACTCGTGAAGGGTGTAGTTGGAATTGTTCAAGGACTTGGTCAAACAGGTTCCAAAATGCAGAACGGTCAGGTTCAAACCTATGGTGCCGTTGCCTTCATCGGCCTTGCACTATTAGTCGTTATTTTTGCATTAACAGGGGGGTATCTACGATGA
- a CDS encoding NADH-quinone oxidoreductase subunit M, translating to MNLHAVLSVLVFSPLLGIVVLAFMPKSQEKTIKLVGFLATLPALILALAAYLHYQWGKDLADFSVSVPWIQFRGMNGIEEPIFSVYYELGLSGFQLLLVVLTTVVATLASIAAIFVKKEWKGYFMLFLLLEIGMLGVFTAENLILFFIFFEVTLIPTFFLIGKWGYFEKEKAAYSFLIYNGLGSAVLLIVIMILFAKTGTSNIELLTQMMADPSTPVSGDLKLGLLIALLIAFGVKLPIFPLHSWMLKVHVQAPPSVVMIHSGILLKIGAYGLIRFGMGIFPKQFETLATIIAVLGVVNLLYGAFLAFIQTDFKMVLAYSSISHMGIVLIGLAAMNEAGVQGAIFQVISHGLISALLFFLVGVLYERTDTSLIGNLGGMAKGMPIAAGFLLAGAMASLGLPGMSGFVSEFMAFLGLFKAMPWLAAVGTIGIIMTAAYLLRAVLGMTYGKSHREFTGVVDLKGVEFVPVLVLTLLIVLIGVYPSVLSSPLQTTLETILPGLGG from the coding sequence ATGAACTTACATGCAGTCCTTTCTGTCCTAGTATTCTCCCCTTTACTAGGTATCGTAGTATTGGCTTTCATGCCGAAATCGCAGGAAAAAACCATTAAACTAGTCGGCTTTTTAGCGACTCTGCCAGCGTTAATCCTGGCATTAGCGGCTTACCTCCATTATCAATGGGGCAAGGATCTAGCGGACTTTTCCGTATCGGTGCCATGGATTCAGTTCCGAGGCATGAACGGGATTGAAGAACCGATTTTCTCTGTTTACTATGAGCTTGGATTAAGCGGCTTCCAGCTATTGTTGGTTGTCTTAACAACCGTCGTGGCGACACTCGCTTCGATTGCAGCCATTTTTGTAAAAAAAGAATGGAAAGGCTATTTCATGCTATTCCTTCTTTTAGAAATCGGTATGCTTGGCGTGTTTACCGCTGAAAACCTAATTCTGTTCTTCATCTTCTTCGAAGTAACACTAATCCCGACGTTCTTTTTAATCGGAAAATGGGGTTATTTTGAAAAAGAAAAGGCAGCCTACAGCTTCCTAATATACAACGGGTTAGGCTCAGCAGTCTTACTAATCGTGATTATGATTCTGTTTGCAAAAACAGGAACATCGAACATTGAATTATTAACACAAATGATGGCTGACCCAAGTACACCGGTTTCTGGTGACTTGAAGCTTGGCTTACTAATCGCATTATTGATCGCTTTCGGAGTAAAATTACCGATCTTTCCGCTTCACAGCTGGATGCTGAAGGTTCACGTTCAGGCACCGCCATCAGTGGTTATGATCCACTCTGGGATTCTGTTAAAAATCGGTGCGTACGGCTTAATTCGTTTTGGAATGGGTATTTTTCCGAAGCAGTTTGAGACTCTTGCGACAATCATTGCTGTACTTGGAGTAGTCAATCTACTCTACGGGGCGTTTCTAGCGTTCATTCAAACAGACTTTAAAATGGTTTTGGCTTATTCATCTATTTCCCACATGGGAATCGTGTTAATCGGACTGGCTGCCATGAATGAGGCAGGCGTTCAGGGGGCGATTTTCCAAGTGATTTCACACGGATTGATTTCCGCGTTGTTGTTCTTCTTGGTGGGTGTATTGTACGAACGTACCGATACATCATTAATCGGAAATCTGGGCGGAATGGCGAAGGGGATGCCCATTGCCGCAGGCTTCTTGCTTGCTGGTGCGATGGCTTCGCTCGGACTGCCGGGGATGTCTGGATTTGTCAGCGAATTTATGGCGTTCTTAGGTCTATTCAAAGCTATGCCGTGGCTTGCTGCGGTTGGTACGATCGGTATTATCATGACGGCCGCTTACTTGTTGCGCGCAGTCTTAGGGATGACTTACGGAAAGTCACACCGTGAATTTACTGGTGTGGTGGATTTGAAAGGTGTGGAATTCGTTCCAGTCCTTGTGCTTACGTTATTAATCGTATTAATTGGTGTGTATCCAAGTGTTCTAAGCTCTCCGCTTCAAACTACACTTGAAACAATTTTGCCAGGGTTAGGAGGGTGA
- the nuoN gene encoding NADH-quinone oxidoreductase subunit NuoN, whose protein sequence is MDFATLKSFEWSVMTPEFIILGVSALLTLLDLFMPKKQNRRVLGWIAILGVFAAIVSLAGLMGRDITSILEDSFTLDTFGKAFKFLLLIGSALVLFLAVSYETKDGIEESHGEFYYLFLTALLGAMIMASSGDLITLFIGLELLTVSSYILAGIRKHHLGSNESAMKYVINGGISTAITLFGMSYVYGLTGTTNLFTMAQNLAAVSDAQQTYLLGLAFLMIFVGLSFKLAAAPFHMWAPDVYQGAPTPVTAFLSVVSKTAGFVIVIRILVAVFYNAAPEGGAGGESILFKMHDYLAVIAAVTMIVGNVVALKQSDIKRMFAYSSIAHAGYVLVALTTLSANLVFSIWFYLLAYLLMNLGAFAIIQVVTEKSGSTKIADFAGLYRRSPVLAVLMGILLVSLAGFPGTAGFIGKLNIFIGAFFGTPHYVLASIMIATTVVSYFYYFGVMTQMFFRPAKDESKLQVPFGIVVVLLVAVVGSVLFGVAPNLALDFLNNM, encoded by the coding sequence ATGGATTTTGCGACATTGAAATCATTTGAATGGAGTGTCATGACACCAGAGTTCATCATCCTTGGTGTGTCAGCACTATTAACATTGTTGGATTTATTTATGCCGAAAAAGCAAAATCGACGGGTGCTTGGCTGGATCGCGATTCTAGGTGTATTCGCAGCGATTGTGTCTCTTGCCGGCTTAATGGGCAGAGATATCACCTCGATTTTGGAAGACAGCTTTACGCTTGATACGTTCGGCAAGGCGTTTAAATTTCTGCTTCTTATCGGCTCGGCGCTGGTGCTGTTCTTAGCTGTCAGCTATGAGACGAAGGATGGAATAGAAGAGAGCCACGGTGAGTTTTACTACCTGTTCTTAACGGCGTTGCTCGGTGCGATGATCATGGCCTCCAGCGGTGATTTAATCACACTTTTCATCGGCTTAGAATTATTAACGGTTTCTTCTTATATTTTAGCGGGCATTCGCAAACACCACTTAGGGTCTAACGAATCCGCAATGAAATACGTCATCAATGGCGGAATTTCGACCGCGATTACGCTGTTTGGTATGAGTTATGTGTACGGGTTAACGGGCACGACAAACCTTTTCACGATGGCGCAAAACTTGGCGGCGGTATCTGATGCCCAGCAAACCTATTTGCTAGGCTTGGCCTTCTTAATGATTTTCGTTGGTTTATCCTTTAAGCTTGCGGCTGCTCCTTTCCATATGTGGGCGCCGGACGTGTATCAAGGAGCGCCAACTCCAGTAACGGCTTTCTTGAGCGTCGTATCGAAAACAGCAGGCTTTGTGATCGTCATTCGTATTCTTGTGGCTGTATTCTACAATGCGGCACCAGAGGGCGGCGCCGGTGGAGAAAGCATCCTGTTTAAGATGCATGACTACCTCGCTGTGATTGCTGCAGTTACGATGATTGTCGGTAACGTGGTCGCGTTGAAGCAATCGGATATTAAGCGGATGTTCGCTTACTCCAGTATCGCGCATGCAGGGTATGTGCTCGTGGCGTTAACGACATTGAGTGCGAACCTTGTGTTCTCGATCTGGTTCTACCTGCTTGCGTATCTGCTGATGAACCTTGGGGCATTTGCGATTATTCAAGTGGTGACGGAAAAATCAGGGTCAACGAAGATTGCTGATTTTGCTGGTTTGTATCGCCGTTCACCGGTGTTAGCGGTTCTAATGGGAATTCTATTGGTTTCCTTAGCAGGCTTCCCGGGTACAGCGGGCTTTATTGGCAAGTTAAACATCTTTATCGGCGCCTTCTTTGGGACTCCGCATTATGTGCTTGCATCGATTATGATTGCCACTACAGTGGTATCGTATTTCTACTATTTCGGTGTCATGACGCAAATGTTCTTCCGTCCGGCGAAGGATGAGAGCAAGTTGCAGGTACCATTTGGGATTGTCGTGGTGCTCTTGGTTGCGGTAGTAGGCTCTGTTTTATTCGGAGTAGCGCCAAACCTGGCACTCGATTTCTTGAACAATATGTAA
- a CDS encoding glycosyltransferase, whose translation MNSPRITLLFPECENVHLTKDLGMIPFILHKYLGYDATIACYNNGEYPYAKEEVKGVKLDFFENMEGRLNDGSRYLQENASEIDILYLWGIYRETVTWLLIYKRLNPEGKVYLKLDANVWWMNRLELTEEVITILNQCHVISVECKRLHEYLNRRWPLSIHYIPNGYYNFHNSPEVDYDEKENTILTVGRIGTVQKANDVLLQAFKLAEANIPDWKLKVVGDIQEDFHAYINQYMEENPHLKSRIIFTGGITDRKALENEYRKAKIFCLTSVNEGFPLVFPEAAVNGCYIVSTDLDPAYDITDNQKFGALFPIGNSEQLSNIWVDVCNDEERLKNTCKQIQKFTRDSFNWIKIGKKLDLLFKLS comes from the coding sequence ATGAATAGCCCAAGGATTACGTTGTTGTTTCCAGAGTGTGAGAATGTTCACCTCACAAAAGATTTAGGGATGATCCCATTTATACTCCACAAGTACTTAGGGTACGACGCGACCATTGCTTGTTACAACAACGGGGAGTATCCCTATGCAAAAGAAGAAGTGAAGGGGGTCAAACTTGACTTTTTTGAAAATATGGAGGGGCGTCTGAATGATGGAAGTAGATATCTTCAAGAGAATGCTAGTGAAATAGACATTCTCTATCTTTGGGGGATCTATAGGGAGACGGTAACGTGGCTCCTAATCTACAAACGTTTGAACCCGGAAGGAAAAGTCTATTTGAAACTCGACGCGAATGTATGGTGGATGAATCGGTTGGAGCTTACGGAAGAAGTGATAACAATACTTAACCAGTGCCATGTGATTAGTGTCGAGTGTAAAAGACTGCATGAGTATTTGAATAGGAGATGGCCGCTTTCCATCCACTACATTCCCAATGGTTATTACAATTTTCATAACAGCCCTGAGGTCGATTACGATGAGAAGGAGAACACCATCCTAACGGTAGGAAGAATCGGAACGGTTCAAAAAGCCAATGATGTCCTGTTACAAGCGTTTAAGCTTGCGGAGGCAAACATTCCGGATTGGAAACTGAAAGTAGTCGGAGATATTCAAGAGGATTTTCACGCATACATCAATCAGTATATGGAAGAAAACCCTCACCTGAAAAGCAGAATTATTTTTACAGGAGGAATAACCGACAGAAAAGCCTTGGAAAATGAATATAGGAAAGCAAAAATCTTTTGTTTAACGTCAGTGAATGAAGGATTTCCACTAGTTTTTCCAGAGGCAGCAGTGAATGGGTGTTATATTGTCTCTACCGATTTAGACCCTGCGTATGACATAACGGATAATCAAAAGTTCGGGGCTTTATTTCCAATAGGGAATAGTGAACAGCTTTCAAACATATGGGTGGATGTTTGCAATGACGAAGAAAGACTTAAAAATACATGTAAACAGATTCAAAAGTTTACGAGAGATTCATTTAATTGGATAAAGATAGGTAAAAAACTAGATCTGTTATTTAAATTGTCTTGA
- a CDS encoding methyltransferase domain-containing protein yields MFELKIHKDDVVFIDQLTGSSEVILTFGGHHILTPLSTDTLRKKYFDIIHTFPTIQMYTYGEAERVDMVALTTLVFKKLMSGKNQQIRALEMGSGYGCSSYFLASVLKVFSNSNYLFCMDSWEPRKEQPDLAHYQNVFDHFRSMMKYTGVYEQIKSLVCDPQVGMETLQDDFFDVIFVNGNHEKQDIIHAVKKIKVGGLLIGYNYSGLNEMFGEDLSGFGKSSVWNKTITKEDKLRCQQMKGPNNADSTLKVREIASAVKESMAYLSSQVQDRNSPAYQTLLNQTIQAVHFVEKLVAKEDTNRELKLSSNLLKSCLLDYKLSCENNAHDQSASLMVKDIVPIFTKWIQQANQEKAEGEPAVKKNLHGAQKVETGSHTQYDKGFFSSQQHGSLLSAKQVVPYLINLLKPKSVVDVGCGVGTWLSVFKDQGVEVITGLDGDYVDTNMLHIPKESFISQDVSKSFTLDRQYDLVVSLEVAEHLREQEAEPFVDNLVSLGPIILFSAAIPLQGGTDHLNEQWPDYWRNIFLKRGYLAVDCIRGVFWNNSQVEWWYRQNMIMYVKKEWVGKYPELEAFTKINTPLSIVHPAVYYGRNRLRMN; encoded by the coding sequence ATGTTTGAATTGAAAATACACAAAGATGACGTGGTGTTCATAGATCAGTTGACGGGTTCTTCCGAAGTAATCCTTACCTTTGGAGGACACCATATTCTTACTCCTTTAAGTACAGACACCTTACGAAAAAAATATTTTGATATCATTCATACCTTTCCGACCATACAGATGTATACATATGGGGAAGCGGAAAGAGTAGATATGGTGGCATTGACAACCCTCGTGTTTAAAAAACTTATGTCCGGAAAAAATCAACAGATACGAGCGTTAGAAATGGGCAGCGGGTATGGATGTTCCTCTTATTTTTTGGCTAGCGTACTGAAGGTCTTTTCGAATAGCAATTACTTGTTTTGTATGGATTCTTGGGAGCCACGTAAGGAGCAACCAGATCTAGCCCATTATCAAAATGTGTTCGACCATTTCAGAAGTATGATGAAGTATACTGGGGTCTATGAACAGATTAAATCACTTGTTTGTGACCCCCAAGTGGGGATGGAAACACTCCAAGATGATTTTTTTGATGTGATTTTTGTTAATGGTAATCATGAGAAGCAAGACATAATCCATGCCGTAAAAAAAATAAAGGTTGGCGGTTTACTCATAGGCTACAATTACTCTGGGCTAAATGAGATGTTTGGGGAGGATTTATCTGGGTTTGGTAAGAGCTCGGTCTGGAATAAAACCATCACAAAAGAAGATAAACTTAGGTGTCAGCAAATGAAGGGGCCGAACAATGCCGATAGTACCTTGAAAGTTCGAGAAATAGCGAGCGCGGTGAAGGAGTCCATGGCCTATCTTTCCTCACAGGTGCAGGATAGGAATTCCCCAGCCTATCAAACGTTGTTAAATCAAACGATTCAGGCTGTCCATTTTGTGGAGAAACTTGTAGCGAAGGAGGATACAAATAGGGAATTAAAACTCTCCTCCAATCTCCTGAAAAGTTGCCTTTTGGATTATAAACTCAGTTGTGAAAATAATGCCCATGACCAATCGGCTTCCTTGATGGTAAAGGACATAGTCCCTATTTTTACCAAGTGGATTCAACAAGCCAATCAAGAGAAGGCCGAAGGAGAACCTGCTGTTAAAAAGAACCTTCATGGCGCGCAAAAGGTGGAAACAGGAAGTCATACGCAATACGATAAGGGTTTTTTCAGTTCGCAGCAACACGGCTCACTTCTTTCAGCCAAACAGGTGGTTCCCTACTTAATCAATTTACTTAAACCAAAAAGTGTCGTTGATGTTGGATGCGGGGTGGGCACCTGGCTTTCTGTTTTCAAAGACCAGGGGGTGGAAGTGATTACCGGGTTGGATGGAGACTATGTCGATACCAACATGCTGCATATCCCGAAAGAAAGTTTTATTTCTCAAGATGTGTCTAAATCTTTTACTTTAGACCGTCAGTATGATCTTGTTGTTTCACTTGAGGTGGCGGAGCATCTTCGTGAACAAGAAGCAGAGCCATTTGTTGATAATCTTGTGAGTCTAGGACCCATCATCTTATTTTCGGCAGCGATACCGTTACAAGGTGGGACTGATCATCTCAATGAGCAATGGCCTGATTACTGGAGAAATATATTCCTCAAAAGAGGGTATTTGGCAGTGGATTGTATTAGAGGGGTCTTTTGGAATAACAGCCAGGTGGAATGGTGGTATAGGCAAAATATGATTATGTATGTAAAGAAGGAGTGGGTCGGGAAGTATCCTGAACTGGAGGCATTTACAAAAATAAACACACCATTATCGATCGTGCATCCTGCTGTTTATTATGGACGCAACCGGCTACGAATGAATTAA
- a CDS encoding CsbD family protein: MNKDQVKGNLEQAKGEAKEKWGKLTDDHSTEMDGKMDKAKGKVREGYGDVKDELS; encoded by the coding sequence ATGAATAAAGACCAAGTAAAAGGAAACTTAGAGCAGGCTAAAGGTGAAGCGAAGGAAAAATGGGGCAAACTAACGGACGACCACTCCACTGAAATGGATGGCAAAATGGATAAGGCCAAAGGAAAAGTAAGAGAAGGCTATGGCGATGTGAAGGATGAGTTGTCGTAA
- a CDS encoding mechanosensitive ion channel: MNANEMMMGWSSYFQDLPNLIMALLVLLVGWLIAKWIGRGVEAALRKTSFDDKLFSKFGKRKYSSEVIIGKIVYYLLLVVVWTIFFNMLSLSFIATPFVQMLSTITAAIPNLLKAALILLFAWVVAYLLSNLFKRAATRFNLERHLAKRDLAKGELDAVNKVNSISKVIFYFVLLLFLPAVLGALDMEGISKPFAQTLSVILAFIPKLFAAALILFIGWLMAKIVRDILTSLLTNAGVEKLGKRLGLDQSADGRASLSNIIGNIAFILILLPTIITALEKLDLKGVSDPAISMLRSVLSMIPNIAVAVMLILAGIWLGKVVEKIVTQMLWRVRFDGVFHKMGVGSLTPDASKTSLSQLVGLLAKIVVVLLFTVEALQIVHLDFLVTLATGVLAYLPMLVAALVILGVGLYVGHLVERILQNVLKNTYSRTLAAVAKYAVFTITIFMALDQLGVAHSIVNAAFILVLGGLALAFGLAFGIGGKEFAAKYLRKLDQKIEE; encoded by the coding sequence ATGAACGCAAATGAGATGATGATGGGCTGGTCCTCATACTTTCAAGACCTTCCCAATTTAATCATGGCATTACTCGTGCTATTAGTGGGTTGGCTGATTGCCAAGTGGATTGGCCGAGGCGTAGAAGCAGCCTTAAGGAAGACCAGTTTCGATGATAAACTGTTTTCGAAGTTCGGCAAGCGAAAATATTCATCCGAAGTGATTATTGGGAAAATAGTTTACTATCTTTTATTAGTAGTCGTTTGGACGATTTTCTTCAATATGCTGAGCTTAAGCTTCATTGCTACACCGTTCGTTCAAATGCTATCAACCATTACAGCAGCAATTCCTAATCTATTAAAAGCAGCACTTATTCTATTGTTTGCCTGGGTGGTTGCGTATCTGTTGTCCAATCTTTTCAAAAGAGCGGCGACACGCTTTAATTTAGAACGACATTTAGCAAAGCGTGACCTGGCAAAAGGTGAGTTGGATGCAGTAAATAAGGTGAACAGCATTTCGAAAGTCATTTTCTACTTTGTTCTCTTATTATTTTTACCAGCGGTATTAGGTGCATTGGATATGGAAGGCATCTCTAAGCCTTTCGCACAAACACTTTCTGTCATTCTAGCCTTTATCCCGAAATTATTTGCAGCCGCATTGATTCTATTTATCGGTTGGTTAATGGCTAAGATTGTTCGTGATATTTTAACGAGTCTTTTAACAAATGCAGGTGTGGAAAAGTTAGGAAAGCGATTGGGCTTGGACCAATCGGCGGATGGACGTGCTAGTCTTTCGAATATCATTGGAAATATCGCGTTTATCTTAATTCTTCTGCCTACGATCATCACTGCTTTAGAAAAACTAGACTTGAAGGGCGTTTCGGATCCGGCGATTAGCATGCTTCGTTCGGTCTTGTCGATGATTCCAAATATCGCTGTGGCCGTGATGTTGATTTTAGCAGGAATTTGGCTTGGTAAAGTGGTCGAGAAAATCGTCACTCAAATGCTGTGGCGCGTACGCTTTGATGGAGTATTTCATAAGATGGGCGTCGGCTCATTAACACCGGATGCTTCAAAGACGTCCCTATCACAGTTGGTAGGATTGCTGGCGAAAATCGTAGTAGTTCTGTTATTCACAGTGGAAGCATTGCAAATTGTTCATTTAGACTTCTTAGTGACACTGGCAACTGGCGTGTTGGCATACCTGCCAATGCTAGTAGCGGCTCTAGTGATCTTGGGAGTAGGTTTATATGTGGGACATTTAGTAGAAAGAATCCTTCAAAACGTGTTGAAAAATACCTACTCACGCACACTAGCGGCGGTAGCAAAGTATGCAGTCTTTACGATCACTATTTTTATGGCACTAGATCAGCTTGGTGTCGCACATAGTATTGTTAATGCAGCCTTCATCCTCGTCCTAGGCGGACTGGCCCTCGCATTTGGACTAGCCTTCGGTATCGGAGGAAAAGAATTCGCAGCAAAATATCTACGCAAACTAGACCAAAAAATCGAGGAATAA